The nucleotide window TTGAATTTGCTTCACTAAAGCTAATTTTTTTAACGCTTAATATATTGAGTGGTAGGTCTTCACAAATAACAATTGCTTCACCAAGTTTTTCTATTATTTTTATAAACCCATTTTTAAATAATTCTTTAACTGTTGCGTTTACAACAATAGTTTGATGATATTTGCAATCAAAGTCATGACCGATTGCAGGTCTTACATCCCATTCCATACGACCGCCACCTATTGGAGCGAGCCACTTTGGGATTGTAAAACCGTCTGTCAAAAAGAATCTGGGAACAAGATATAAAAGACCGTCATCATCCTGATAAAGCTGATTGTGTAAGGCATAACACCTACCGTCTTTATTTGATTGTCTAAATTCAGTTTTACCTGTTATGAATTTACCCATTATTTAGACACCTCGATAATTTTATTATTTTTAGCGCTTACAAAAACAAGAAAAGAATTTTTTATTACAATTATTTGTTGACTAACATTGTCTTCTTTTTGAACACTTACAGTTGTTAAATAACAATTATTAATGTATGCCTTTTGTGTTTTAACCTCATCTGCAAAAGCAATATTGCAAGATAATAATAGTAAAAGTAATAATATCTTTTTCATAATAAGTCCTTTCCATTTTATTCATCTAATAGTGTTGTTTTTTCTTCGAGTAGAGCTTTCCTAGCTAATTTTCTTGCCTGAAAAGCTGGTTCCGCTACCTGCTTTAAGAATAACCCCAACGCAACGAGTTCATTTTTAGTCATTTGAACTTCATTCAACTCTGTAGCATCCCAAATTGCTATCGGGAATATATCAGTAGCGACTAATAAAGCGTAGTCATTGACATAACTGGGTTTGTAACTTAGACCATTTGTATATTTGACTGGCGTATTTAACACCGTTTGATAAGCTTCATCTGCTTGTTGCAATTCAGAATCAATAGCTTTTAATCTCTCTTGCTTTATATATTCAGGTGTTTGAACAACGTCAATTACTTGATGATTTATGATTTTATAACCATAGCCACGGCATAATAGAGCTTTTTCTTCATCAGTCAAAGCTCTATCGCCATCAATTCTATCGCCATTATAAAAACCGCCTATTGGCACAATAGCGCCAATTATACTAATATTATCGTACATTTTAAACCTTTCCATTATCACTTAACTTTAAAATATAAAACCATTTTGTTAGCACGAGGTTGAACACTTTCACTATTACCATACATTTTATTTACCAATGAAGCATTAAAGTTTAAGACAGAAGGTGCATAATCTGCCCCACCACTACCACGAGATACTTGATTTGTAACTTTAAAACACCCTGTATCATGACTTAAAGCTGCACCTGACCACGCTTCACCTACGATATTCGGCAAGCCGGCTTCGCCAAAATCCGCAAGTCCAGTTGAGTCGTTAATAATCTCAAAAAAGTTAGAAGCTCTTGGCAGTTTGAACTTTTCATTAATTGTATCAAGCTGATAGTACCACGCGGAATTTGTTTTTTTAACGAGATAATCCATGAGTGTACTTTGCGATTCAGAAACCAATTTTCTACCATCTGAGGCTTTTTTATAGGTGACAGATTTGTTTGCTACAATGTTTTCAGAAGAAAGTTTGCCCGTATTGACATCCCAGATGATTTCATCACCAACTTTGGTGTAACTTTTAGCTAGATTTATTGTGCCTTTAAAATAACCTGTACTAATAGCCACATAGCTCATTCCGTTTTTTAAAGGAAGATTGGCATTATATATTGGTGTTGAACTGGTTAATGTATAATTTGAATTTCCTGAAAAATCTCCAGTCGTATTCAACCATAATTTATAGGCTGTCCCCGTAAATGCCAATTTTGTATAATAATTAGTATTAGCAAGGATTGGGATATTAGCTTGAACACTTGCTAAATTCCACCCTGACCCACTTCCCAGATATAGTCGAAGCACGCCAGATATAACCTCAACTAATGCCCCACATTCCGTCGATGGCCCAGAGGCATTAAAGATAACCTGTTCAGTTGTAATGTCGGTATCTGTGGTGAAGTTCCTAACAATTTCCCAAGTTTTATTACTTGGGCTGAATAGTGAATTTTCCAAAATATAATTTGCTGCAGAAAATCCACTTGCTATAAAGTTATCGTCGACTATAACAGCCCCTATTTTTGAATATGTATTCATTGGGATATGGACAATATTTTCAGTTTTATCAACAGCGCCAGTCAATAATCCATTCAAATAATTATAAGCTTCAGGATAATCAGCTTTGTTTAACCAACTTCCGTCTGCAAGCTTCCAACTTGGGTCGGTTATGACGTGGTCTGACATTTTGAAGTCGAAAAGATTATAATCACTTTGTTTTGGCAAATTTGCAATTGGGACTTTTGAAGTTGCATCTAGCGGGGCATATCCATTTGCATTGCCCTTTTCGGAAGTTTTTTGGTATTCTGTTAATTTTCCATCAACATATTGCGTAGATGCTGTAACTATTGATGGGTCAACCAATAATTCTAATACATTAGTATCCATCATTGATATGTCAATCTCTATCAACAACTGTTTTAAAGCACCAGTTGCTGATGATTGTTTAATTGTCTCAGGCATTTTTGCTACAACGATTAATTTGCCTTCAGCATTAAAAACGCCAGCTTCTCTTATCGTAAAGCCACCTTCGTTGGCAGGAATATGAGTTATTGCATAGATTTTTCCATCTTTACGTGCAAATTCACTTACATTACCCTCCCATTTTTTGTTTTTTAAAGCAGTCTGACTCTTTAAGGGTTCATAATATATACCATTAGAATCCCCAACGGCAATTTTGGTTAGCGCTAAATCTTTTGAAGAAACAAGACATTCAGCTTGAGATATTATGCCGTCATTAGTTAAAATTGAATAAAATTCTTGTGTCATTTATTCTTCCTTTGCATTTATTGTTATAATTTCACCGATTTTTGTGTAAGCAAAAATGTTTTGTTTACAAATAGATGTCAAATAAACTTCTATAGCTTCGAGTCGAGAGCGTGCGTTTTTGAACGTATTTATTAATTTAATAAGTTGTTGTTCTACTGTCTCTGAAAGACCTCTTGAAAAGACATTTAAAATGACTTTAAAATAATAAGGATTTCCTTCATACTCGAACCATTCTTTAATGTCGCCTTGAATGTTTAGTGTTTCAAGAACTTTTAATAAAGCGTATTTTGTACCTTTGTATCTGTGGATTTCAAGGGCATTTTTAAGAAGATTTCTTTTTTCTTGCTCTGACTCAGCGAAATTCCACCCTTCATCTCCTAAAATATGGAATGCTTCCGCAAGTAAAGGTAAAAATTTCAAATCTACGTGGTCAAAAGCGTAAATCATCAATGGTTTTAAGTCCATTTCAAAGGCTTTAGCTGCACATTTTTCTACCGCTAAATTACTTTGATCTTGTAAAACAACTGGAATTAGAGAACCCATCATGAAACCCTCGCTACACTTAGAGTTCCAATAGAACCATTATAAAATTTGGTATCATCAGCTACTAATTGGCTAATATCGTCATCAAAATCAACGTCATAAACACCATCAATAGATTTTATTAGGGCAATAATATCTGACTTTATTACCGCAATTTTTAATTTTGTTTTAATAGAAATAAAATATGCTTCTAATAATTCGTTTATCAGCGTTGAAACTTTTACATAATCAGCTTCTTTTTTTATCTTGACAGTTGGACTTATTGTATAATTTACTTTTATTGCCGAATGAACGACAACATTATCAGTTAGAGGTCTAACCTTGTCAGCCGTAACCACCTGACTTACTGCATCTTGAATAGCTAAAGAAGCTTCCCCATCTTTTGTTAATACATATATATCAACCGTACCAGCTGAAGAAGATTTAACTTTTACGTCAACAATATCTTTATGTGCTGATTTGGCATAATATTCATAACCTTCAGTTGTTCCAGCTGTTGAAAAACTTTCTGGTGCTAAATAAAGCCTTTCTCTATAATGTTCATCATCTTCCGCATCAGATGCTCCAGAAATGCCGTTAACATTTGAGACTGATTCAATATATGCAAAATTTTTGATTAAGTTGTTTATATCGCCTGCTTTATAGTTATTTAACACAGCACCT belongs to Candidatus Gastranaerophilales bacterium and includes:
- a CDS encoding phage tail protein, whose protein sequence is MTQEFYSILTNDGIISQAECLVSSKDLALTKIAVGDSNGIYYEPLKSQTALKNKKWEGNVSEFARKDGKIYAITHIPANEGGFTIREAGVFNAEGKLIVVAKMPETIKQSSATGALKQLLIEIDISMMDTNVLELLVDPSIVTASTQYVDGKLTEYQKTSEKGNANGYAPLDATSKVPIANLPKQSDYNLFDFKMSDHVITDPSWKLADGSWLNKADYPEAYNYLNGLLTGAVDKTENIVHIPMNTYSKIGAVIVDDNFIASGFSAANYILENSLFSPSNKTWEIVRNFTTDTDITTEQVIFNASGPSTECGALVEVISGVLRLYLGSGSGWNLASVQANIPILANTNYYTKLAFTGTAYKLWLNTTGDFSGNSNYTLTSSTPIYNANLPLKNGMSYVAISTGYFKGTINLAKSYTKVGDEIIWDVNTGKLSSENIVANKSVTYKKASDGRKLVSESQSTLMDYLVKKTNSAWYYQLDTINEKFKLPRASNFFEIINDSTGLADFGEAGLPNIVGEAWSGAALSHDTGCFKVTNQVSRGSGGADYAPSVLNFNASLVNKMYGNSESVQPRANKMVLYFKVK
- a CDS encoding phage tail protein I, with translation MMGSLIPVVLQDQSNLAVEKCAAKAFEMDLKPLMIYAFDHVDLKFLPLLAEAFHILGDEGWNFAESEQEKRNLLKNALEIHRYKGTKYALLKVLETLNIQGDIKEWFEYEGNPYYFKVILNVFSRGLSETVEQQLIKLINTFKNARSRLEAIEVYLTSICKQNIFAYTKIGEIITINAKEE
- a CDS encoding baseplate J/gp47 family protein: MDNIDLIEINPEKDEQQLVALFEKETGKTLFPAQSERLMLSVINHLSTLSKISFNEAFQNCFLKTAKGIFLDLIGEILGCPRLTASCGKDLLQVTLYEIFAVDKVLPKGTEIETKDGEYIFITDKDLVIPAGQTTATVGITSELAGAVLNNYKAGDINNLIKNFAYIESVSNVNGISGASDAEDDEHYRERLYLAPESFSTAGTTEGYEYYAKSAHKDIVDVKVKSSSAGTVDIYVLTKDGEASLAIQDAVSQVVTADKVRPLTDNVVVHSAIKVNYTISPTVKIKKEADYVKVSTLINELLEAYFISIKTKLKIAVIKSDIIALIKSIDGVYDVDFDDDISQLVADDTKFYNGSIGTLSVARVS